A genomic stretch from Streptomyces venezuelae ATCC 10712 includes:
- a CDS encoding APC family permease, with the protein MAEESQVAARGDGAEHTGLRRSLGFRDLVVYGLLFIAPMAPVGVFGTLDAKSGGAVALVYVVATVAMAFTAFSYAQMVRVAPQAGSVFTYARKGLGEGPGFVAGWMAMLDYLLIPAVAYLFAGIAMEALVPEVDRWVWTGIAVVVTTLLNLWGVRAAARVGFAVLAMEIVVLLVFVVSAIVALAQDGARRDWWSPLTGDGTFSLAAVVGAVSVAVLSYLGFDAIASFAEEVTGGSAKVARALLFCLALAGALFIAQTWLVALLEPVSSADLAANPGKQGSAFYDAVESAVGGWLHDLVAVSKAIGAAFAALAGQAAGSRLLFAMGRDRRLPHVLARTDGGVPRVALLVSAAVTMIAAVWAARRDDGLDHLVSVVDVGALTAFVLLHASVVGWFAVRRAEGPPHWLKHVVLPVIGAAILIAVIVEASVSAQVVGVVWLGVGLVVLAVQGASRTPSRP; encoded by the coding sequence ATGGCCGAGGAATCGCAGGTGGCGGCGCGCGGGGACGGCGCGGAACACACGGGGCTTCGACGGAGCCTGGGGTTCCGCGACCTGGTGGTCTACGGGCTGCTCTTCATCGCCCCCATGGCACCCGTGGGCGTCTTCGGCACGCTCGACGCGAAGTCGGGCGGCGCGGTCGCACTCGTGTACGTCGTGGCCACGGTCGCCATGGCGTTCACCGCGTTCAGCTACGCGCAGATGGTACGGGTCGCCCCGCAGGCCGGCTCCGTCTTCACGTACGCGCGCAAGGGCCTCGGCGAAGGGCCGGGGTTCGTCGCCGGCTGGATGGCCATGCTCGACTATCTGCTCATCCCGGCCGTCGCCTATCTCTTCGCGGGCATCGCGATGGAGGCGCTGGTCCCGGAGGTGGACCGGTGGGTGTGGACCGGGATCGCCGTCGTCGTGACGACGCTGCTCAACCTCTGGGGGGTACGGGCGGCGGCGCGGGTCGGTTTCGCGGTCCTCGCGATGGAGATCGTCGTCCTGCTGGTGTTCGTCGTCTCCGCGATCGTGGCGCTCGCGCAGGACGGGGCCCGGCGCGACTGGTGGTCGCCGCTCACCGGTGACGGGACCTTCTCGCTTGCCGCCGTCGTGGGCGCGGTGTCCGTGGCCGTCCTGTCCTACCTGGGCTTCGACGCGATCGCCTCCTTCGCGGAGGAGGTCACGGGCGGGTCGGCGAAAGTGGCGCGGGCCCTGCTGTTCTGCCTGGCCCTCGCCGGTGCCCTGTTCATCGCGCAGACCTGGCTGGTGGCCCTCCTCGAACCGGTCTCCTCCGCCGACCTCGCCGCGAACCCGGGCAAGCAGGGCTCTGCCTTCTACGACGCCGTGGAGAGCGCCGTGGGCGGCTGGCTGCACGACCTGGTGGCCGTCTCCAAGGCGATCGGCGCGGCCTTCGCGGCGCTGGCCGGGCAGGCGGCCGGCAGCAGGCTGCTGTTCGCCATGGGGCGCGACCGGCGTCTGCCGCACGTGCTGGCCCGGACGGACGGGGGCGTGCCCCGGGTGGCGCTGCTGGTGTCGGCGGCGGTGACGATGATCGCGGCGGTGTGGGCGGCGCGGCGGGACGACGGCCTCGACCACCTGGTGTCGGTGGTCGACGTCGGTGCGCTGACGGCCTTCGTCCTGCTGCACGCGAGCGTGGTCGGCTGGTTCGCCGTCCGGCGTGCCGAGGGCCCGCCGCACTGGCTGAAGCACGTCGTCCTGCCCGTGATCGGCGCGGCGATCCTGATCGCGGTGATCGTGGAGGCCTCGGTGTCGGCGCAGGTGGTGGGCGTGGTGTGGCTGGGGGTGGGCCTGGTCGTCCTGGCGGTCCAGGGAGCCTCCCGGACACCGTCCCGGCCCTGA
- a CDS encoding 4-hydroxy-3-methylbut-2-enyl diphosphate reductase, producing the protein MGRMTATPASTPDPASATNRPKRVLLAAPRGYCAGVDRAVIAVEKALEQYGAPIYVRHEIVHNKYVVQTLERKGAIFVDQATEVPPGNIVMFSAHGVAPTVHEEARQGRLKTIDATCPLVTKVHKEAVRFANEDFDILLIGHEGHEEVIGTSGEAPDHIQLVDGPEDVAKVEVRDPSRVVWLSQTTLSVDETMETVDALKEKFPQLISPPSDDICYATQNRQTAIKELAGQAELVIVVGSKNSSNSIRMVEVAKQAGVPAAYLVDFASEIDEAWLEGVTSVGLSSGASVPDVLVQEVLEWLAERGYADVEIVKTADESLTFSLPKELRNKDLRAEAAKLLENAAAAAPGSPVKE; encoded by the coding sequence ATGGGACGCATGACTGCAACGCCCGCGTCGACGCCCGATCCCGCCTCCGCGACGAACCGCCCGAAGCGTGTCCTGCTCGCCGCCCCCCGCGGCTACTGCGCGGGCGTGGACCGTGCCGTGATCGCGGTGGAGAAGGCCCTGGAGCAGTACGGTGCGCCGATCTACGTCCGGCACGAGATCGTCCACAACAAGTACGTCGTCCAGACCCTGGAGCGGAAGGGCGCCATCTTCGTCGACCAGGCGACCGAGGTGCCGCCGGGCAACATCGTGATGTTCTCCGCGCACGGCGTCGCCCCGACCGTCCACGAGGAGGCCCGCCAGGGCCGGCTCAAGACCATCGACGCCACCTGCCCGCTGGTCACCAAGGTCCACAAGGAAGCCGTCCGCTTCGCCAACGAAGACTTCGACATCCTCCTCATCGGCCACGAGGGCCACGAGGAGGTCATCGGCACCTCCGGCGAGGCCCCCGACCACATCCAGCTGGTCGACGGCCCCGAGGACGTCGCCAAGGTCGAGGTCCGCGACCCGTCCCGGGTCGTCTGGCTCTCCCAGACCACGCTCTCGGTCGACGAGACGATGGAGACGGTCGACGCGCTGAAGGAGAAGTTCCCGCAGCTGATCTCCCCGCCGTCCGACGACATCTGCTACGCCACGCAGAACCGCCAGACCGCGATCAAGGAGCTGGCCGGCCAGGCCGAGCTGGTCATCGTCGTCGGCTCGAAGAACTCCTCGAACTCGATCCGCATGGTCGAGGTCGCCAAGCAGGCCGGCGTCCCCGCCGCGTACCTGGTCGACTTCGCGAGCGAGATCGACGAGGCCTGGCTGGAGGGCGTCACCAGCGTCGGCCTCTCCTCCGGCGCGTCCGTCCCGGACGTCCTCGTCCAGGAGGTCCTGGAGTGGCTCGCCGAGCGCGGCTACGCGGACGTGGAGATCGTCAAGACCGCCGACGAGTCCCTCACCTTCTCGCTGCCCAAGGAGCTCCGCAACAAGGACCTGCGGGCGGAGGCGGCGAAGCTGCTGGAGAACGCGGCGGCGGCGGCGCCCGGAAGTCCCGTCAAGGAGTAA
- the ppgK gene encoding polyphosphate--glucose phosphotransferase has protein sequence MNVFGVDIGGSGIKGAPVDLERGALAEERHKVLTPQPATPDGVAGCVAEVVEHFGWTGPVGVTFPGVVTGSTIRTAANVDKSWIGVDAGTLLSERLGGLPVTVLNDADAAGLAEMTYGAGRGRKGTVIMLTLGTGIGSALFVDGRLVPNTELGHLELKGHDAETRASTKAKEDEDLSWEHWATRRLRKYLAHVEMLFSPELFIIGGGVSRKADKFLPLIEGIRAEIVPAELQNNAGIVGAGMAAGAA, from the coding sequence ATGAACGTCTTCGGAGTGGACATCGGCGGCTCGGGCATCAAGGGCGCCCCCGTGGACCTGGAGCGCGGAGCGCTCGCCGAGGAGCGCCACAAGGTACTGACCCCGCAGCCCGCCACACCCGACGGTGTGGCGGGCTGCGTCGCGGAGGTCGTGGAGCACTTCGGCTGGACCGGACCGGTGGGGGTGACGTTCCCCGGCGTGGTCACGGGCTCGACCATCCGCACGGCGGCGAACGTCGACAAGTCCTGGATCGGCGTGGACGCCGGCACGCTGCTGAGCGAGCGCCTGGGCGGCCTCCCGGTCACCGTCCTGAACGACGCCGACGCGGCCGGCCTCGCGGAGATGACGTACGGCGCGGGCCGGGGCCGCAAGGGCACCGTGATCATGCTGACCCTCGGCACGGGCATCGGCTCGGCCCTCTTCGTCGACGGCCGCCTGGTCCCGAACACGGAGCTCGGCCACCTGGAACTCAAGGGCCACGACGCGGAGACCCGGGCGTCGACGAAGGCCAAGGAGGACGAGGACCTCAGCTGGGAACACTGGGCGACCCGCCGCCTGCGGAAGTACCTGGCCCACGTGGAGATGCTGTTCTCGCCGGAGCTGTTCATCATCGGCGGCGGGGTGAGCCGCAAGGCGGACAAGTTCCTGCCCCTGATCGAGGGCATCAGGGCGGAGATCGTCCCGGCGGAACTCCAGAACAACGCGGGGATCGTGGGAGCGGGGATGGCGGCGGGGGCGGCGTAA
- a CDS encoding DUF6542 domain-containing protein gives MYRVTGRTRRGPGGARVQRAGAPGVAVGQSARRPVPPVVLALRRLPQPRLTGLGAGLFASAVMLTLGLLDRLLLDGSPVVYGLLFLPVSALTALWVRTADLVTAPIGVPIAFAVGVVPIAGGAGGFGGQAMAVVTALAVHAGWLYGGTLVAGLIASVRKVREMGRRQHPARASAGGPGAPGASGTPGGPGAPSVVGDASAVGARGPAAGRTAPRRRPIA, from the coding sequence GTGTACCGCGTGACCGGCCGGACCCGGCGGGGCCCCGGCGGCGCCCGCGTCCAGCGCGCCGGAGCCCCCGGCGTGGCGGTGGGGCAGTCCGCGCGGCGGCCCGTGCCCCCCGTCGTCCTCGCTCTCCGCCGCCTCCCCCAGCCCCGGCTCACCGGGCTCGGCGCCGGGCTCTTCGCCTCCGCCGTCATGCTGACGCTCGGCCTTCTCGACCGGCTGCTCCTCGACGGCTCCCCCGTGGTCTACGGACTGCTGTTCCTGCCGGTCAGCGCCCTGACCGCGCTCTGGGTCCGCACCGCCGACCTCGTCACCGCCCCCATCGGCGTCCCCATCGCCTTCGCCGTCGGCGTCGTCCCCATCGCCGGCGGCGCCGGCGGCTTCGGCGGCCAGGCCATGGCCGTCGTCACCGCCCTCGCCGTCCACGCCGGCTGGCTGTACGGCGGCACCCTCGTCGCCGGCCTCATCGCGAGCGTCCGGAAGGTACGGGAGATGGGGCGGCGCCAGCACCCCGCCCGTGCCTCGGCCGGCGGCCCGGGAGCCCCTGGAGCCTCCGGCACCCCCGGAGGCCCTGGAGCCCCGTCCGTGGTCGGTGACGCGTCCGCCGTCGGCGCCCGCGGTCCCGCCGCCGGGCGGACGGCTCCTCGCCGTCGCCCGATCGCCTAG
- the ychF gene encoding redox-regulated ATPase YchF, which produces MSLTIGIVGLPNVGKSTLFNALTKNDVLAANYPFATIEPNVGVVGVPDARLTKLAEIFSSQRILPATVDFVDIAGIVRGASEGEGLGNKFLANIRESDAICQVIRAFKDENVVHVDGKVSPKDDIETINTELILADLQTIEKVLPRLQKEMRIKKDTAPKVAAVEAAQAILEKGDTLFSQGIVQGSEKAELLHDLHLLTTKPFLYVFNVDEDELTDDAFKAEQSALVAPAEAIFLNAKLEQDLAELDEEDAMELLQSVGAEEPGLATLARVGFATLGLQTYLTAGPKESRAWTIKQGATAPEAAGVIHTDFQKGFIKAEVISFADLVETGSVAEARAAGKARMEGKEYVMQDGDVVEFRFNV; this is translated from the coding sequence GTGTCGCTCACGATCGGAATCGTCGGTCTGCCGAATGTCGGCAAGTCGACCCTGTTCAACGCCCTGACCAAGAACGACGTGCTGGCGGCCAACTACCCGTTCGCCACGATCGAGCCCAACGTCGGCGTCGTCGGTGTCCCCGACGCCCGCCTGACCAAGCTGGCGGAGATCTTCTCGTCGCAGCGCATCCTCCCGGCGACGGTCGACTTCGTCGACATCGCGGGCATCGTGCGCGGCGCGAGCGAGGGCGAGGGCCTCGGCAACAAGTTCCTCGCGAACATCCGCGAGTCGGACGCGATCTGCCAGGTCATCCGCGCCTTCAAGGACGAGAACGTCGTACACGTCGACGGCAAGGTCTCGCCGAAGGACGACATCGAGACGATCAACACGGAGCTGATCCTCGCGGACCTCCAGACGATCGAGAAGGTCCTCCCGCGCCTCCAGAAGGAGATGCGGATCAAGAAGGACACGGCGCCGAAGGTCGCGGCCGTCGAGGCCGCCCAGGCGATCCTGGAGAAGGGCGACACGCTCTTCTCGCAGGGCATCGTGCAGGGCTCGGAGAAGGCGGAGCTCCTCCACGACCTGCACCTGCTGACCACGAAGCCGTTCCTGTACGTCTTCAACGTGGACGAGGACGAGCTGACGGACGACGCGTTCAAGGCGGAGCAGAGCGCGCTGGTCGCCCCGGCGGAGGCGATCTTCCTCAACGCGAAGCTGGAGCAGGACCTGGCGGAGCTGGACGAGGAGGACGCCATGGAGCTCCTCCAGTCCGTCGGCGCCGAGGAGCCGGGCCTGGCGACCCTCGCCCGCGTCGGCTTCGCGACCCTGGGCCTCCAGACCTACCTGACGGCCGGCCCCAAGGAATCCCGCGCCTGGACGATCAAGCAGGGCGCGACGGCCCCCGAGGCGGCCGGTGTCATCCACACCGACTTCCAGAAGGGCTTCATCAAGGCCGAGGTCATCTCCTTCGCCGACCTGGTGGAAACCGGCTCGGTAGCCGAAGCCCGCGCCGCCGGCAAGGCCCGCATGGAGGGCAAGGAGTACGTCATGCAGGACGGCGACGTGGTGGAGTTCCGCTTCAACGTCTAA
- a CDS encoding NUDIX domain-containing protein — MTETAVRELYEGTGLTVKPESLKVAHIIHGAGGVEAPNGFLTIVFAAHEWTGEPQNREPRKHSQVRWADTNAIPEAFVDTTASALHQYLHGSSRCPLAGGASCTP, encoded by the coding sequence ATCACCGAGACGGCTGTCCGCGAGCTCTATGAGGGGACCGGCCTCACGGTAAAGCCGGAGTCCCTCAAGGTCGCCCACATCATCCACGGCGCCGGGGGCGTTGAAGCTCCAAATGGCTTCCTCACGATCGTCTTCGCCGCCCACGAATGGACCGGCGAACCCCAAAACCGCGAACCCCGCAAGCACTCCCAGGTCCGCTGGGCCGACACCAACGCCATCCCCGAAGCCTTCGTCGACACAACTGCCAGTGCTCTACATCAGTACCTGCACGGCAGTTCCAGGTGCCCCTTAGCGGGTGGCGCTAGTTGCACACCCTGA
- a CDS encoding restriction endonuclease: MTSTPKPAQPISPAAYGALAGALKSIFWYKRDLERFIRLWATDHPSLLAHMDFSGYKWATADEFVDRLMANERQYRDLSLRMMAEVSQLTSFPALKRHESAESLIAEAREAVDHLRGLVDRQRVAHQQQSQFDDELLTYRAVVEAQHGFEAKLAALKEHFLELERMDNRQKAGRLFESFLNDVFRLFDMEPRLSYSLEYEQIDGSLTFDTDDYIVEAKWWQEAIQPQHLYSFNEKVRRKGKNSLGIFISVNGFTSGAREAYRESTPFLTMEGLDFFYVLDGRLTLDELLRRKKRHANETGSCYFPATMFPGE, translated from the coding sequence ATGACGAGCACGCCGAAACCAGCACAGCCGATCAGCCCAGCCGCCTACGGAGCCCTGGCCGGCGCGCTTAAGTCGATCTTCTGGTACAAGCGTGACCTCGAACGATTCATCCGCTTGTGGGCCACGGACCACCCTTCACTGCTGGCCCACATGGACTTCAGCGGCTACAAATGGGCCACCGCAGATGAGTTCGTGGACCGATTGATGGCAAATGAGCGCCAATACCGTGACCTTTCACTTCGGATGATGGCGGAGGTTTCTCAACTGACGAGCTTCCCAGCACTGAAACGGCACGAGAGCGCCGAATCGCTGATCGCCGAAGCAAGGGAAGCAGTCGACCATCTCAGGGGGCTGGTGGACCGCCAGCGCGTTGCTCACCAGCAACAGTCGCAGTTCGATGATGAGCTTCTCACGTACCGCGCTGTAGTGGAGGCCCAGCATGGCTTTGAAGCTAAGCTTGCCGCCCTTAAAGAACACTTCCTCGAACTGGAGCGCATGGATAATCGCCAGAAGGCAGGCAGGCTCTTCGAGTCATTCCTGAATGACGTCTTCAGGCTGTTCGACATGGAACCGCGCCTGTCATACAGCCTGGAGTACGAGCAAATCGACGGTTCGCTCACCTTCGACACGGATGACTACATCGTTGAAGCCAAGTGGTGGCAGGAGGCGATCCAGCCCCAGCACCTCTACAGCTTCAATGAAAAGGTGAGGCGAAAGGGGAAAAATTCGCTTGGAATCTTTATCAGCGTTAATGGATTCACTAGCGGCGCCCGAGAGGCCTACAGGGAGAGCACGCCGTTCCTAACGATGGAGGGACTCGATTTCTTCTACGTTCTCGACGGGCGCCTCACGCTCGACGAGCTTTTGCGGCGCAAGAAGCGTCACGCAAATGAGACCGGAAGCTGCTACTTTCCAGCCACGATGTTCCCGGGCGAATAG
- a CDS encoding DUF6000 family protein: MPSQRPEEVGYGHVVESYVTRMYGGLPRYLVLNGGRFLGPRWWHTTRFTRHLIADAAAINDEELEALLGYEWRSRLTAAWLIGVDRRERFRARIGDLLLASEVCYSGGAYCFALARFGTQADAEILTAYLDYYLPRTDLHYDQPAALGALLRLDAHLGTHHATRFTEPNGLWDEWTKGAARLGYPSHTPADLRRWTDLHCDFANGWTRT, encoded by the coding sequence ATGCCATCCCAGCGCCCCGAGGAAGTCGGCTACGGCCATGTGGTCGAGAGTTACGTGACGAGGATGTACGGCGGCCTCCCGCGCTACCTCGTACTGAACGGCGGACGGTTCCTGGGCCCCCGGTGGTGGCACACCACCCGCTTCACCCGGCACTTGATCGCTGACGCCGCCGCGATCAACGACGAGGAACTGGAAGCCCTCCTCGGGTACGAGTGGCGCTCGCGCCTCACCGCCGCCTGGCTGATCGGCGTCGACCGCCGCGAACGGTTCCGGGCACGCATCGGCGACCTGCTCCTGGCCAGCGAGGTCTGCTACTCCGGCGGCGCCTACTGCTTCGCCCTGGCCCGCTTCGGCACACAGGCCGACGCCGAGATCCTCACCGCCTACCTCGACTACTACCTCCCCCGCACCGACCTCCACTACGACCAGCCCGCCGCCCTGGGCGCCCTCCTCCGCCTCGACGCACACCTCGGCACCCACCACGCCACCCGCTTCACGGAACCCAACGGCCTCTGGGACGAATGGACCAAGGGCGCGGCCCGCCTCGGCTACCCCAGCCACACCCCCGCCGACCTTCGCCGCTGGACGGATCTCCACTGCGACTTCGCCAACGGCTGGACCCGGACGTAG
- a CDS encoding HEAT repeat domain-containing protein, translated as MSAHIERLIQQLDDSTGPSYDARAELIGIGSDAIPAIIDGLPTLGGFGQLTAIEVFEEVADPRCGPALIALLGSDDPTVREWAAMALASLKIDGAVEPVRRAYRACLERATPPDWSEPEGIRWALTELGARTQVVPPLTARLRPTAADDAPGWPSTHLTDIINDLADHAQVILYSQFWRVEADRTYGVSGSALDWELDWTAPWEHLVDESRTWSLLEAAEAPVGDNIFVAPTWIDRTDLYPER; from the coding sequence GTGAGCGCCCACATCGAGAGACTCATCCAGCAGCTCGACGACTCGACCGGCCCGTCGTACGACGCCCGCGCGGAACTGATCGGCATCGGCTCCGATGCCATACCCGCCATCATCGACGGCCTGCCCACCCTCGGCGGCTTCGGACAGCTGACCGCCATCGAGGTCTTCGAAGAGGTGGCGGACCCACGCTGCGGCCCCGCTCTGATCGCCCTTCTGGGCAGCGACGACCCCACCGTCCGGGAATGGGCGGCGATGGCCCTGGCGAGCCTGAAGATCGACGGCGCGGTCGAGCCCGTACGCCGCGCCTACCGCGCCTGCCTGGAACGGGCGACACCACCGGACTGGAGCGAGCCGGAAGGCATCCGCTGGGCGCTGACCGAACTCGGCGCACGAACCCAGGTCGTCCCACCGCTCACCGCACGCCTACGCCCCACAGCTGCGGACGACGCCCCGGGCTGGCCCTCAACCCACCTCACCGACATCATCAACGACCTGGCCGACCACGCCCAGGTGATCCTCTACTCCCAGTTCTGGCGAGTGGAAGCTGACCGCACATACGGCGTCTCCGGCTCCGCCCTGGACTGGGAACTCGACTGGACGGCGCCCTGGGAGCACCTGGTCGATGAGTCCCGCACCTGGTCCCTCCTGGAAGCCGCAGAAGCCCCCGTCGGCGACAACATCTTCGTCGCCCCCACCTGGATCGACCGTACCGACCTCTACCCGGAAAGGTGA
- a CDS encoding CPCC family cysteine-rich protein, with amino-acid sequence MSDSYPCPCCGHRVLSAMPSSYEICPVCFWEDDGAQFRWPTMSGGANKVSLIEAQRNYQDFGACDEHGRRYVRPPAEDEPLDPAWRPIDLTRDSFEDWAAEDRAPWPDDHSVLCWWLPTFWRRDHP; translated from the coding sequence GTGAGCGACTCCTACCCCTGCCCGTGCTGCGGACACCGCGTGCTGAGCGCGATGCCCAGCTCGTACGAGATCTGCCCCGTCTGCTTCTGGGAGGACGACGGGGCCCAGTTCCGCTGGCCGACCATGAGCGGCGGGGCGAACAAGGTCTCCCTGATCGAGGCCCAGCGCAATTACCAGGACTTCGGCGCCTGCGACGAGCACGGCAGGCGGTACGTCCGCCCGCCGGCCGAGGACGAGCCGCTCGACCCCGCCTGGCGCCCCATCGACCTGACACGCGACTCCTTCGAGGACTGGGCGGCCGAGGACCGCGCCCCGTGGCCCGACGACCACTCGGTGCTCTGCTGGTGGCTCCCCACTTTCTGGCGCCGGGACCACCCGTGA
- a CDS encoding cupin domain-containing protein, whose protein sequence is MSYPEYPEQVYHREEGEVSAVFRTVDTPPEFGVAGKDAIHYLATKASTQGEFGLYRVEMSARAGGPKTHFHKTISESFFVLDGTVRLFDGEGWVDAKKGDFLYVPQGGLHAFRNDSDAPAEMLMIFAPGAPREEYFEGLAAMADATDEERAEFFVRHDSYFVE, encoded by the coding sequence ATGTCGTACCCGGAGTATCCGGAGCAGGTCTACCACCGCGAGGAGGGCGAGGTCAGTGCGGTCTTCCGGACCGTCGACACGCCGCCCGAGTTCGGGGTCGCGGGCAAGGACGCGATCCACTACCTCGCCACCAAGGCGTCCACCCAGGGGGAGTTCGGGCTCTACCGGGTGGAGATGAGCGCCCGGGCCGGCGGGCCCAAGACGCACTTCCACAAGACGATCTCCGAGTCGTTCTTCGTGCTCGACGGTACGGTCCGGCTCTTCGACGGCGAGGGCTGGGTCGACGCGAAGAAGGGTGACTTCCTGTACGTGCCGCAGGGCGGGCTGCACGCCTTCCGCAACGACTCGGACGCGCCCGCCGAGATGCTGATGATCTTCGCGCCCGGTGCTCCCCGTGAGGAGTACTTCGAGGGGCTCGCCGCCATGGCGGACGCCACCGACGAGGAGCGCGCCGAGTTCTTCGTACGGCACGACTCCTATTTCGTGGAGTAG
- a CDS encoding DIP1984 family protein, with product MKLAEALVLRADAARRVEQLRARVVGSARYQEGEEPAEDAGALLAEAGEVLGELEDLIRRINRTNAHAVVEGGGTLTDALARRDVLRLRHSVVTSAADAAAGRDQHGAVRQLRSELKMLSALPVAPLRAQADVLAREIREVDVLIQRSNWEVDLLD from the coding sequence TTGAAGCTTGCCGAGGCGTTGGTGTTGCGGGCGGATGCCGCTCGGCGGGTCGAGCAGCTGCGGGCCCGGGTGGTCGGCAGTGCCCGGTACCAGGAGGGTGAGGAGCCCGCCGAGGACGCCGGCGCGCTGCTGGCCGAGGCCGGCGAGGTCCTCGGTGAGCTGGAGGACCTGATCCGGCGGATCAACCGGACGAACGCCCATGCCGTCGTCGAGGGCGGGGGCACGCTCACCGACGCGTTGGCGCGGCGCGATGTGCTGCGGCTGCGGCACTCCGTCGTCACGTCGGCGGCGGACGCCGCCGCGGGCCGCGACCAGCACGGGGCGGTGCGGCAGCTGCGGTCCGAGCTGAAGATGCTGTCGGCGCTTCCCGTGGCGCCCCTGCGGGCGCAGGCCGACGTCCTGGCGCGGGAGATCCGCGAGGTCGACGTGCTGATCCAGCGGTCGAACTGGGAGGTCGATCTGCTGGACTGA